The Thermoanaerobaculia bacterium DNA window ATCACCTGCGCGTTGCGCTGCGCCTCGCTGAAGGCCGCCGCGGGGCCGGCGCCGTCCAGGATGTTCAGGACGGCGAGGCGGTGAATTTCGGCGGCAAACGCGAGGGGGATCTGGACCACGAGCAGGATCACCATCAGCACCGCCAGTACCTTGTTCACGCCTCTCAGCAGACGGTAGAGCGCCAGGGCCACGAGGATGAAAGCGGCCTGGCCGAGGAGGTCCGCCACGATGCCGCCGCGAAACAGCGTCTCGGATGCGAGGATCCTGCGGGCCGTGGCCGCCGCGTCGCCGCGAACGACGAGAACGGACGGGACGTACAGCAGCCCGAAAATGCCGGGTATGGATATCAGCACGTACAGGATGCCGATCGTTCGCGCGGTCTTCCTGGTCGAATTCATGACGCCTTCTCTCCCTTCGCGGAGATCGCCCCGACTCATCTCCGCCTCGATCGCTGAAACACGATACGGGCA harbors:
- a CDS encoding DUF4386 domain-containing protein, translated to MNSTRKTARTIGILYVLISIPGIFGLLYVPSVLVVRGDAAATARRILASETLFRGGIVADLLGQAAFILVALALYRLLRGVNKVLAVLMVILLVVQIPLAFAAEIHRLAVLNILDGAGPAAAFSEAQRNAQVMMSLDSFSDGMLVTEIFMGLWLFPLGVLIWRSGFLPRFLGVLLFIAGFAYLADTLTWLLLPVYGHAVGRIAGQLRPLELVTPLWMLVMGARDRPLAE